Proteins encoded by one window of Akkermansia muciniphila ATCC BAA-835:
- a CDS encoding DNA/RNA-binding protein, giving the protein MEDDIICTEKIIAERKTFFLDLKQNARGKVVRITEKVSSNRDRIMVPAEILDDFIAALQDIRETLKQQGE; this is encoded by the coding sequence GTGGAGGACGATATTATTTGTACAGAAAAAATCATTGCGGAACGCAAGACGTTCTTTCTTGATCTCAAACAGAATGCGCGCGGCAAAGTGGTGCGTATTACGGAAAAGGTGAGCTCCAACCGGGACCGGATTATGGTGCCTGCGGAAATTTTGGATGATTTCATCGCCGCTCTCCAGGATATCCGGGAGACACTGAAGCAGCAGGGGGAATAA